Proteins encoded in a region of the Mariprofundus ferrinatatus genome:
- a CDS encoding DUF3683 domain-containing protein: MSENIREIPYNYTSYSDREIVIRFLGEDAWDDLNVLRTQRRTGRSARMLFEILGDLWVVERNVFLRNDLLNNQKRRQQMHQRHYDRLARITKGASDNPRAQKVAACTGRMLEDFYTWFDQEPVKRKKARRAFARHTHPNNVHFDAFTLTHHATDATDWRHHAPFCVLTPDSADEIPGLIRAVAELELVVIPRGGGTGLCGGSVPLSNNAVMINLEKLDFIGDVETNDVGKMGKVATIKAGAGAVTGKVMEASLPNVFATDPTSLWACTIGGNVASNAGGKHAVIWGTCVDNLLSWKMVTAEGNWLEVTRMNHNMGKVHTEKEVEFHLVHTDSISGHRISEEKLLLPGSVFRKEGLGKDVTRKAMGGLPGIQKEGTDGLIVEATFVLHRPFAVTRTVCCEFFGQELSDATKAMVDIKHHVDGLPEAHLEGLEHFDEKYVKAIEYISKSTRREAPRVVLLIDVSGDDEAAVGSACADICRITSKGNGEGFVAITPADRKRFWGDRGRMAAIARHTRAFKLNEDVVIPLDRLSEYNDYVEHLNIENSITNKKEALESIAAYLHNARDRISGNRLETSDLDLDDDPYLTEKLDGCLKLIATTRENWCRLLKKLDEPAKEVAHLLEGIEYKRNESLFRVIQRGAKRISYRNEVEGPLCDMLRGHESLTEGVKKAHKQALSGRIVVATHMHAGDGNVHTNIPVNSNDYPMMKKAHRVVEKVMAKAVELGGVISGEHGIGITKLEYMDRELLKETADYLKRVDPDHLFNRGKLMPDTDLQLSYTPSFNLLKMESMILEAADLTELSDEISPCLRCGKCKPVCNTHFPRANMLYSPRNKIQATGAMIEAFLYESQTGSGISFEQFSGMQDLADHCTICHKCETPCPVNIDFGHVTENMRALLKSKGQAKMNLGSKLSLMFLTLQNPNAVRFMRETVIRWGYSGHRMLNRLGRMSGLVRNTPAASRNLEGVQAQVINFIERPLPALKAGTARQRLGIESSDKNMIPVLRDPNKANGRAVFYFPGCGSERLFSEVGLATQAMLFDLGVNVVLPPSYLCCGYPSTASGDHEQGDKISYDNRVQFHRIRNALSYLDFEAVIVSCGTCYDQLTKYELEQVFPGAPLIDIHEYLMEQGVKTERVSGAEYMYHVPCHSPLKRHGSKAAIESLLGQDAVKSEECCGEAGTMAVAHPAIAGKIRTRKEEQMELARAQLPGKGEQKVLTSCPSCLQGLSRLEGQSGVQADYIVIELARHLHGEEWQKQFIKKVKSGGIDRVLM, from the coding sequence TTGTCCGAGAATATCCGCGAGATACCTTACAACTACACCTCATATTCAGATCGGGAAATTGTCATCCGCTTTTTGGGCGAGGATGCATGGGATGATCTGAATGTGCTGCGTACCCAGCGGCGTACCGGCCGTTCCGCCCGTATGCTGTTCGAGATTCTCGGCGACCTCTGGGTGGTGGAGCGCAATGTGTTTCTGCGTAACGACCTTCTGAATAACCAGAAACGGCGCCAGCAGATGCATCAGCGCCATTACGACCGACTGGCGCGCATCACCAAGGGTGCTTCGGACAATCCGCGTGCCCAGAAGGTGGCGGCCTGCACCGGCCGTATGCTGGAAGATTTTTATACATGGTTCGACCAGGAGCCGGTCAAACGAAAAAAGGCTCGCCGTGCTTTTGCCAGACACACCCACCCGAACAATGTTCATTTCGATGCGTTTACGCTGACCCATCATGCCACTGATGCCACCGATTGGCGTCACCATGCACCGTTCTGTGTGTTAACCCCCGATTCGGCCGATGAGATCCCGGGATTGATCCGTGCGGTCGCCGAACTGGAGCTGGTGGTCATTCCACGTGGCGGCGGTACAGGCCTCTGTGGCGGCTCGGTACCGCTCTCCAATAATGCGGTAATGATCAACCTGGAAAAACTGGATTTTATCGGTGATGTCGAAACAAATGATGTCGGTAAGATGGGTAAAGTAGCCACGATCAAGGCAGGTGCTGGTGCGGTTACAGGCAAGGTGATGGAGGCGAGTCTCCCCAATGTGTTTGCTACCGATCCGACCAGTCTATGGGCTTGCACCATCGGTGGTAATGTCGCCTCCAATGCCGGCGGCAAACATGCAGTGATATGGGGAACCTGTGTCGATAACCTGCTCAGCTGGAAGATGGTGACCGCAGAGGGTAACTGGCTTGAGGTTACCCGCATGAACCACAATATGGGCAAGGTGCATACCGAGAAGGAGGTGGAGTTTCACCTCGTGCATACCGATTCGATATCCGGCCACAGGATCAGCGAAGAGAAGCTGCTGCTTCCCGGTTCGGTATTCCGGAAGGAGGGTCTCGGCAAGGATGTTACGCGCAAGGCAATGGGTGGTCTTCCCGGTATCCAGAAAGAGGGTACTGACGGGCTGATTGTTGAAGCGACATTCGTACTGCATCGTCCGTTTGCGGTCACGCGTACCGTCTGCTGTGAATTTTTCGGTCAGGAGCTCTCCGATGCGACCAAAGCGATGGTCGATATCAAACACCATGTTGATGGATTGCCGGAAGCCCATCTGGAAGGGCTCGAACATTTCGACGAAAAGTATGTCAAGGCGATAGAGTATATCTCCAAATCGACCCGTCGAGAGGCGCCACGTGTTGTCCTGCTGATCGACGTTTCCGGTGATGATGAGGCTGCTGTCGGCAGTGCCTGCGCCGATATCTGCCGCATTACCTCCAAGGGCAATGGCGAAGGCTTTGTGGCCATTACACCTGCCGACCGTAAACGCTTCTGGGGCGATCGTGGCCGTATGGCAGCTATCGCACGCCACACTCGGGCCTTCAAACTCAATGAAGATGTGGTGATTCCTCTCGATCGCCTCTCCGAGTACAACGATTACGTTGAACATTTGAATATCGAGAACTCGATCACCAACAAGAAGGAGGCGCTGGAGTCGATTGCCGCCTATCTTCACAATGCCCGTGACCGCATCAGCGGCAACCGGCTGGAGACAAGCGACCTGGATCTGGATGATGATCCATACCTGACCGAAAAGCTGGACGGCTGCCTGAAACTGATCGCCACAACGCGTGAGAACTGGTGTCGCCTTCTGAAAAAACTGGATGAGCCGGCCAAAGAGGTGGCGCATCTTCTTGAGGGGATCGAATACAAGCGCAATGAATCTCTTTTTCGGGTGATCCAGCGCGGTGCCAAGCGCATCTCCTATCGCAATGAGGTGGAGGGGCCACTCTGCGACATGCTGCGGGGCCATGAATCGCTGACCGAAGGCGTGAAGAAGGCGCATAAGCAGGCGCTTTCGGGCCGAATTGTGGTCGCCACCCATATGCACGCAGGCGATGGTAACGTACATACCAATATTCCGGTCAACTCGAACGATTACCCCATGATGAAGAAGGCGCACCGTGTGGTGGAGAAGGTGATGGCCAAGGCGGTGGAGCTCGGTGGCGTGATCTCCGGTGAGCACGGAATAGGCATCACCAAGCTTGAATACATGGACAGGGAGTTGCTGAAGGAGACGGCTGATTACCTCAAGCGCGTCGATCCCGATCACCTCTTTAACCGCGGTAAGCTGATGCCCGATACAGATCTGCAGCTTAGCTATACGCCGAGTTTCAACCTGCTGAAGATGGAGTCGATGATTCTTGAGGCGGCGGATCTGACCGAGCTCTCCGATGAAATCTCACCCTGCCTGCGCTGTGGAAAGTGCAAGCCTGTCTGCAATACGCATTTTCCGCGCGCCAATATGCTTTACAGCCCTCGCAACAAGATTCAGGCGACCGGTGCGATGATCGAGGCATTTCTTTACGAGTCGCAGACCGGATCGGGAATCTCGTTCGAGCAGTTCTCCGGCATGCAGGATCTGGCCGATCACTGCACAATCTGCCACAAGTGCGAAACACCGTGTCCGGTCAATATCGATTTCGGCCATGTCACCGAAAACATGCGCGCGCTGCTGAAATCCAAGGGGCAGGCGAAGATGAACCTCGGTTCGAAGCTCTCGTTGATGTTCCTTACCCTGCAGAACCCCAATGCCGTCCGCTTTATGCGCGAGACTGTGATTCGCTGGGGTTATTCGGGCCATCGCATGCTTAACAGGCTGGGCAGAATGAGCGGGCTGGTGCGTAATACTCCGGCAGCGAGCCGTAACCTCGAAGGCGTACAGGCCCAGGTGATTAATTTTATTGAACGGCCACTACCGGCTCTCAAGGCTGGCACTGCACGCCAGCGGCTCGGTATCGAGTCGAGCGACAAGAACATGATTCCGGTTCTTCGCGATCCCAACAAGGCCAATGGACGGGCGGTATTCTACTTCCCCGGCTGTGGCTCGGAGCGACTATTCTCAGAGGTTGGGTTGGCTACACAGGCGATGCTTTTCGATCTCGGCGTCAATGTGGTGCTTCCTCCCTCCTATCTCTGTTGTGGTTACCCATCAACGGCCAGCGGCGACCATGAGCAGGGTGACAAGATTTCATACGACAACAGGGTGCAGTTTCACAGGATCCGCAATGCGCTCTCCTATCTCGATTTCGAGGCGGTGATTGTTTCCTGTGGTACCTGTTACGACCAGTTGACCAAGTATGAACTGGAGCAGGTTTTCCCCGGGGCACCACTGATTGATATCCACGAATACCTGATGGAGCAGGGTGTGAAAACCGAGCGAGTAAGCGGTGCAGAATACATGTATCACGTGCCTTGCCACTCTCCGCTGAAACGTCACGGCAGCAAGGCGGCGATTGAGTCGCTGCTGGGTCAGGATGCGGTGAAATCGGAAGAGTGTTGCGGCGAAGCGGGCACCATGGCGGTGGCGCATCCGGCTATTGCCGGCAAGATCCGCACCCGCAAGGAAGAGCAGATGGAGCTCGCGCGCGCCCAGTTGCCCGGCAAAGGGGAGCAGAAGGTGCTTACCTCCTGCCCGTCGTGTCTGCAGGGCCTCTCGAGACTGGAGGGGCAGAGCGGAGTGCAAGCCGACTACATCGTCATTGAACTGGCCCGCCATCTGCATGGTGAAGAGTGGCAGAAGCAGTTCATTAAGAAGGTGAAGAGCGGCGGCATTGACCGCGTACTAATGTAA